The proteins below are encoded in one region of Lactuca sativa cultivar Salinas chromosome 3, Lsat_Salinas_v11, whole genome shotgun sequence:
- the LOC111892867 gene encoding zinc finger protein ZAT1 translates to MLVTYSSPSSISCYTARERNKDRTSVPVQRETAHTYYTHTACRISSMEGRMCKICNKVFSNGRALGGHMRSHLVTLPIPWKKPIHALQLSSRTTTDSTTSASLSCDHSEDDEDQEKILMYGLRENPKRSFRVADPEFMDHGGSGFVLQEDRESETEVNRKMNPTRKRSKRARVTRSVKEPSLSTDLEPVIMSSVSDHINSAEEDVALCLMMLSRDVLSFINSGESNPSQNRSKYQCETCDKVFDSFQALGGHKTSHRKIDNDFAFSGGGNKSRKNVAQDDGKLHECPYCYRVFGSGQALGGHKRSHVLGSSTTTASDSFGGKGDASVNLVNSTKAQGNLVIIDLNLPAPTEDEENSAVSDAEFYQSPLHL, encoded by the coding sequence ATGCTTGTCACCTACTCCTCCCCTTCATCAATCTCATGCTACACCGCTAGAGAGAGAAACAAGGATCGCACCTCTGTACCTGTACAGAGAGAAACAGCACACACATACTACACACACACTGCGTGTAGGATCTCTTCCATGGAGGGAAGAATGTGTAAGATATGTAATAAGGTGTTCTCTAATGGCAGAGCTTTGGGTGGTCATATGAGATCTCATTTAGTCACCTTACCCATTCCATGGAAGAAACCAATTCATGCGTTGCAACTCAGTAGTCGCACCACAACCGACTCAACTACTTCAGCTTCACTATCATGTGATCATTCGGAGGATGACGAAGACCAGGAGAAGATTTTGATGTACGGATTAAGGGAGAATCCTAAGAGAAGCTTCAGAGTGGCGGATCCGGAGTTTATGGATCACGGAGGGTCCGGGTTTGTGCTTCAGGAAGACAGGGAGAGTGAGACGGAGGTGAACCGAAAGATGAATCCGACTCGGAAGAGATCGAAGAGAGCCAGGGTTACGCGTTCGGTGAAGGAACCGAGTTTGAGTACTGATTTGGAACCGGTGATCATGAGTTCGGTATCTGATCATATTAATTCTGCCGAGGAGGATGTTGCTCTGTGTTTGATGATGCTTTCACGTGATGTCTTGAGCTTCATTAACTCAGGCGAGTCTAATCCGAGCCAGAATCGGTCCAAGTACCAGTGCGAGACTTGCGACAAAGTGTTCGACTCGTTCCAAGCACTGGGTGGTCATAAAACGAGTCACCGGAAAATCGATAACGATTTCGCTTTCTCCGGCGGTGGCAACAAGTCTAGGAAGAATGTAGCTCAGGATGATGGGAAATTACATGAATGCCCGTATTGTTATCGGGTGTTCGGGTCGGGTCAAGCATTGGGTGGGCATAAGAGGTCACATGTATTGGGCTCATCAACAACAACTGCTTCAGACTCTTTTGGTGGTAAAGGCGATGCAAGTGTAAATTTGGTTAATTCTACCAAAGCCcagggtaatttggtaattataGATCTTAACTTGCCAGCTCCAACTGAAGATGAAGAAAACTCAGCCGTCTCGGATGCTGAATTTTACCAATCCCCGTTGCATCTTTGA
- the LOC111892906 gene encoding LOW QUALITY PROTEIN: aquaporin SIP1-1-like (The sequence of the model RefSeq protein was modified relative to this genomic sequence to represent the inferred CDS: substituted 2 bases at 2 genomic stop codons), whose product MRQQTFSLLSVFSSVLLSMGVGGLASIVFGLIVDAFGGASFNAINTIAFSIAGAGGDDDTLMSTAARFPAQAIGAAGGVMSLLELMSLXYKRLLXGPTLKVDLHTGAIAEGVLTFVITFVVLLIIIKGPNSLFLKNSMFSMATMVVILVGSSYTGPSMNLANVSITKLFQFIVNRVP is encoded by the exons ATGCGGCAGCAAACCTTCAGTCTTCTCTCTGTCTTCTCTTCTGTTCTTCTTTCGATGGGTGTCGGAGGGCTGGCTTCCATCGTGTTTGGAttgattgttgatgccttcggtGGCGCTAGCTTCAATGCGATCAATACAATTGCATTTAGTATCGCCGGTGCCGGTGGCGACGATGATACACTCATGTCCACCGCCGCCCGCTTTCCTGCTCAG GCGATTGGTGCAGCTGGTGGTGTGATGTCTCTTTTGGAGTTGATGTCATTATAGTACAAACGTCTGCTATAAGGACCTACTCTAAAAGTAGATTTGCATACTGGAGCCATTGCTGAGGGAGTTTTGACTTTCGTTATCACTTTTGTTGTTCTCTTGATcatcatcaagggtcctaacAGCTTGTTCTTGAAGAATTCGATGTTTTCCATGGCAACCATGGTGGTGATTCTTGTTGGTTCAAGCTACACAGGTCCTTCAATGAATCTTGCAAATGTAAGCATTACAAAACTCTTTCAGTTTATAGTTAACAGAGTTCCTTGA